Genomic segment of Acidimicrobiales bacterium:
TCGACATCCCAGCCATGTCACAGACCGTCGATCCGCTGGACGAGCCGGTAATCGAGATGTTCGCGCTCGTGCGCGACGCGGTGAGCAGTGCCACCGAGATCTTTCTGGCGGGGGATCGGGAAGCGGCGAGATCGCTCGTTCAGCGCGACCAACTAATCGACGCCCTGCACGCAAGGACCGAGAAGGCAGTCGTAGACGAGCTGACCCATCAGCCGAACACGGATGCCGCTCGACAGCATCGTCTTCTCTTGATCCTACGCATCCTGCCCGAGCTGGAGCGAAGTGGTGATCTGGCGGAGCACATCGCATCCCACGCGGTCCAGGGATTGTCGAAGTGGCTCACGCCGCGAGCGCGAACCCTGATCCAACAAATGGGTACCATAGGGTCGGAGATGTGGGCTGTGGCCGGTGAGGCTTACGCAAGCGGCAACGTCGCCGGGGCTGACGTTCTCCGGGCCAGGGACGACGAAATCGACGACCTGCACGTGAGTTTGACTTCGGAACTGGCCGCAGCCGGCGTGTCAGTGCCGGTGGCAATCGAAATGGCCTTGGTGGCCCGTTACTTTGAACGGCTGGGCGATCACGCTGTTAACGTAACTCGCCGGCTTCGACGTACGGCAAGGGAGTCTTGAGGAGCTATGGGTTGGGCTTTGACGCTTGAGGGCAGGGTGGATCCTGCTGCGATCGTGCTCTTGGTCGATGACAAAGAGGAGGCGGAAAGCATCGCCCAAGAGGTGCGGCGCAACGGGACACGTATCGTCTTACGTCCGTATCCGAACGGCGAGATGGCCAGCCGGCTGGGTCTGTCGAATGGCGGTGTGCCGGTCGGCCAAGTATCGGGCTGACCCCTCACCTAAGTGAACACGACCGTCTTGTTCCCGTAGACCAAGATACGGTCGGTGAGATGCCATCGTACGGCCCTGGCCAGGACCACCGTCTCGAGGTCGCGCCCAGCGTGGATCAGCGCTGAGACATCATCGCGGTGGGTGACCCGCGCCACGTCCTGCTCGATGATCGGCCCTTCGTCCAACTGTTCGGTGGCGTAGTGCGCAGTCGCCCCGATCAGCTTGACCCCTCGCTCGTGGGCGCGGTGATACGGGCGGGCGCCCACGAACGCGGGCAGAAACGAGTGGTGGATGTTGATGACCCTGTGTCGCCACTGCTCGATGAATCCGGGTGAGAGGATTCGCATATAGCGAGCCAGCACAACGAGTTCGACACCCTCGTTTGCGAGAAGCTCTGTTACGGCCAGTTCTTGGACTGCGGGTTCAGTTTCGCTCACAGGGACGTGCTGGTAGGGGACGCCGAAGCTCTCGGTCACCGCGCGGTGCTCGGGGTAGTTGCTCACGACCAGGGCAAGTCGCCCGGGGAGCTCCCCGGAGTACCACCGGGCCAGAAGGTCGTAGAGGCAGTGCGGCCGCTGCGACACAAGGATCGCGAATGGGCGGTCGTCGTCGGACCACCGCATCGTCAGACGCATCCCGAGTTCTGTAGCTAGCCGCTCCGTGTCGGAGCGAAGCTCGGCCCGATCCTCTCCTTTCGCAGGGATCCACTCGACCCGCTGGAGGAAGGCACCGACTTCGGTGTCGGTGTGCTGATCGGCGTGCACGACGTCGCCGCCGCGCCGAAAGATGAAGTCGGCTACCCCGGCGACAAGGCCCGGCTTGTCGGGTCCCGAGAGCAAGAAACGAACTGTCGGTTGGCTGTCAGACAACAGCCACAACCTAATGGGACCCGCGCTATCGCTTTACCCAATCGGTTCTGCGCTCGACCTCCACGATTTGGACCGGTTGGCCATGACGGTGAAGTTCTGCTGCGATCTGGTCGGCCTCTTTGCGCTCATCGATGAGCATCAATATCTGGTCAGCGGCCGGCCGACTTTGAAGCGTCAATGCGTACACCTATTAGATAGCCCTTCTAGCGAGGCACTTGGAACGTCACCCCGTCGCGTCCAATCGCCAACTGAGCGCCCCTTGACGGCGCGAAACCTCCCTTCGCTCCTCGTCCCGGACGCGAGCCCCACTGGCTGCGGAAGTCCGGTGCTGACCGCGCATTATTCCACGCAGAAGGTGATCGTCGCCCAGAAGGACCGAAAAGTTCTAGTGAAATTCTTCTCGAGGATCGGCTGCGTGACGGAGGATGCGCTGTCAGACTGAGGTCGATGAGCCTCCTCGCGGTGGATTGGGCGACGATCTCGTCCCTGGCCACGGCTGGCGGCACGCTGGTCCTGGCAGTGGCCACCTTCGCTGCGGTTCGCTCGTCCAATCGCACGGCGCGGATTGCGGAAGTCGCCCTCCAGGAGCAGAGACGACCCGTGCTCGGACCGTCCCGGCTCGACGATCCGAGGCAGAAGATCCCGTTCCTCGGGGGCCACTGGGTGAGCGCCGAGGGTGGCCGCGCGGCAGTCGAGCACATCGATGGCACGGTGTACCTGGCGATCAGCCTGAGAAATGTCGGCAGCGGGATCGCCGTGTGCCAGGGGTGGGCCGCCAGGCCGGGCGGCGGATCGTCGGCTGAGTTCCCCACCCACGCCTCTCTGGAGGACTTCCGCCCCCAGTCTCGGGACCTCTACATCCCAGCCGGCGATATCGGGATGTGGCAAGGGGCGATGCGTGACCCGGACGATCCTGTGAGGGCTGCCCTCACTGACGAGATCGACCACGGGCAGGCGATCGCGGTGGAGCTGCTGTACTCGGATCAGGTCGGGTTGCAGCGGACGATCTCGCGGTTCGGTCTCTTTCCCGGGGGCGAAGCGTGGTATGCGACTGTCATACGGCACTGGTACCTCGACTGGGATGGGCCCCGTCCCGAGAGCCTTGCGCTCCAGGCAGTCGAGATGATCGTCCGTGAGCAGGAAGCGGCCGAACGTAGGACGGCTGCTGGCGAAGACAGTCACGCCTCGGACGAGGATCGGTTGCGGACAGAAGTTGAGCGGCCCACCATCGACGGTTGAACCGCTCCTACGCGAGACGAGGAGCAAGGTTCTCGCTCCTTACGGCGTCGGGGCGGCGGCCGTGGTCGCCGTCTTCATCGTCGTCACCGCGATTTACGGGCATCCCCTTCTACCGATCGACGACGGTTACACCACCCTTCACGACGCACAGGTTCTGATCCTCCACGGCGGGCACGATCCGAACTATGCCGGGGTGTCTCCGCTTGACGGAGAGACCAGCCTGGTTCACCTCGCGCTGCTCACGCTCCTCGTTCCGATCGGAGGAGAGTGGGCCTCCTACCTGGTGTCGTGGCTGGCCGTCCTCGTGTACGTGCTCGGCGTCGTCCGGCTCGCACGCCTGTTCAGGATCGGGCAGGGGTCGACGGTCGGCGCCGTCGTGGTCGCCCTGCTCTCGGGGGCAATCGGATACCAGCTGCTGAACGGGATGGAAACTGGACTCGCAATGGCGACCGTGGTCTGGTTGCTTGCGTTGGCGATCGAGCGGCGTCACATCGTGTGG
This window contains:
- a CDS encoding PhoU domain-containing protein, whose product is MGAPEIDIPAMSQTVDPLDEPVIEMFALVRDAVSSATEIFLAGDREAARSLVQRDQLIDALHARTEKAVVDELTHQPNTDAARQHRLLLILRILPELERSGDLAEHIASHAVQGLSKWLTPRARTLIQQMGTIGSEMWAVAGEAYASGNVAGADVLRARDDEIDDLHVSLTSELAAAGVSVPVAIEMALVARYFERLGDHAVNVTRRLRRTARES
- the purU gene encoding formyltetrahydrofolate deformylase, whose product is MSDSQPTVRFLLSGPDKPGLVAGVADFIFRRGGDVVHADQHTDTEVGAFLQRVEWIPAKGEDRAELRSDTERLATELGMRLTMRWSDDDRPFAILVSQRPHCLYDLLARWYSGELPGRLALVVSNYPEHRAVTESFGVPYQHVPVSETEPAVQELAVTELLANEGVELVVLARYMRILSPGFIEQWRHRVINIHHSFLPAFVGARPYHRAHERGVKLIGATAHYATEQLDEGPIIEQDVARVTHRDDVSALIHAGRDLETVVLARAVRWHLTDRILVYGNKTVVFT